From the genome of Thalassoglobus sp. JC818, one region includes:
- a CDS encoding helix-turn-helix domain-containing protein: MHQSENSCLEDLLVTPRQAANLLSISERTLWGMTKRCDLPHIRIWRSVRYSVEDLRDWIARQRVGGEG, encoded by the coding sequence ATGCACCAAAGTGAAAACTCCTGTCTTGAAGATCTGCTCGTTACCCCAAGGCAAGCAGCGAACCTGCTCTCAATCAGTGAACGAACGCTATGGGGAATGACCAAGCGCTGCGACCTTCCACACATTCGCATCTGGCGCTCTGTCCGATACTCCGTCGAAGACTTGCGGGACTGGATTGCCCGCCAACGTGTCGGAGGTGAAGGATGA
- a CDS encoding SNF2-related protein, translated as MTTPYHAKYLAYNLTRQADPGSVDRLSMALFDACVDLNPHQIEAAMFALRSPLSKGVLLADEVGLGKTIEAGLVLCQHWAERKRKLLIICPASLRKQWALELQEKFNLPSMILDSKTYRQAVREGNDTPFAGNKVIITSFHYASRFRGDIRAVPYDLVVIDEAHKLRNAYRPSNKMGQNIKWAIEDRKKCLLTATPLQNSLLELYGLSTILDDLIFGDVNSFRTQYTNAGADLKALRNRIQTFCKRTLRRQVTEYIQYTERIPFTVRFRPTDGEQKLYEAVSDFLNREETYSVPHRQRHLTALILRKLLASSSHAIANTLDTMKSRLEEMRDTPERDEDDEFMEKLIENEELENDYLDEILEGTADREEEEGNEIDLPKLKGEIDELSRYSTWARSIGIDTKSRSLLKALDLGFAEMEKMGANRKALVFTESRRTQDYLKNFLESNGYGGQIVLFNGTNSDPDSRRIIAKWIEKNADSGRVTGSRPIDCRTALIEHFQNDATVMIATEAAAEGVNMQFCSLVVNYDLPWNPQRIEQRIGRCHRYGQKHDVVVINFLNERNEADRRVHELLAEKFNLFNGVFGASDEVLGQIESGVDFEKRILAIYQQCRTPEEIDTAFQQLQQEMDETIQSKMDETRQMLMEHFDEDVHARLKMRLDDARANLDRIGRQFWTLTKVVLDNHATFCDDQLTFDLRQSPVSECRLGTYHLISKQHHNVTGDLLYRLSHPLGEWSVAQGKQVETPTAKVVFDVTNYPMRVSVVEALKGKSGWLTLQYLTIDSFDREEYLLFSAMDDTGKSLDQETCQKLFNCTAHVDDACLLPPELNERLKQEAGRHAEATITQSLEGNNALFNEERERLEKWAEDMVVAAEKELSDTKTQIKAVRRQSRLATTLDEQNELQQKLRDLEKKQRKQRQQIFEIEDEIAGKRDDLIDTLQQRMTQKTHSNHLFTIQWEVI; from the coding sequence ATGACAACTCCCTACCACGCCAAATATCTCGCCTACAACTTGACTCGGCAGGCGGACCCAGGATCAGTCGATCGCTTGTCCATGGCATTATTTGACGCCTGTGTCGATCTGAATCCCCATCAGATCGAAGCAGCGATGTTTGCCTTGCGAAGTCCGCTCTCGAAGGGCGTCTTACTGGCCGATGAGGTTGGTCTCGGGAAGACCATCGAAGCTGGACTTGTTCTCTGCCAGCACTGGGCGGAACGAAAACGAAAGCTGCTCATCATCTGCCCAGCCAGCCTTCGGAAGCAATGGGCGCTGGAACTTCAAGAGAAGTTCAATCTGCCATCGATGATCCTCGACTCGAAGACCTACCGGCAGGCTGTCCGAGAGGGGAACGATACGCCCTTCGCCGGCAACAAGGTAATCATCACGTCGTTCCACTATGCCAGCCGGTTTCGTGGAGACATCCGGGCCGTTCCCTATGACCTCGTGGTCATCGACGAAGCCCACAAGCTCCGCAACGCCTACCGTCCCAGCAACAAGATGGGCCAGAACATCAAGTGGGCCATCGAAGACCGGAAGAAGTGCCTGCTAACGGCCACGCCGCTCCAAAACTCGCTGCTCGAACTCTACGGACTCTCCACGATCCTCGACGACCTGATCTTCGGCGACGTGAACTCGTTCCGCACCCAGTACACGAACGCCGGTGCTGATCTCAAAGCCCTTCGCAATCGCATCCAGACCTTCTGCAAACGGACGCTCCGAAGACAAGTCACCGAGTACATTCAGTACACCGAACGCATCCCGTTCACCGTCCGGTTTCGACCGACCGACGGCGAACAGAAGCTCTATGAAGCCGTCTCGGACTTCCTGAACCGGGAAGAGACCTACTCTGTCCCCCATCGTCAGCGTCACCTCACTGCGCTCATACTGCGCAAGTTGCTGGCCTCGTCTTCGCACGCCATTGCCAACACGCTGGACACCATGAAGTCCCGGCTAGAAGAGATGCGAGATACTCCCGAGCGGGACGAAGACGATGAGTTTATGGAGAAACTGATTGAGAACGAGGAACTCGAAAACGACTATCTTGATGAGATCCTCGAAGGGACAGCGGATCGAGAAGAGGAAGAAGGCAACGAAATCGACCTGCCCAAGCTCAAGGGGGAGATCGACGAGTTGTCCCGGTACTCGACATGGGCACGCAGCATCGGTATCGACACCAAGAGCCGGTCGCTACTCAAGGCTCTCGATCTTGGATTCGCCGAGATGGAGAAGATGGGGGCGAACCGGAAAGCTCTCGTCTTTACCGAGTCCCGCCGCACGCAGGACTACCTCAAGAACTTCCTCGAATCGAATGGCTACGGTGGCCAGATCGTCTTGTTCAACGGTACGAACTCCGATCCGGATTCTCGCCGCATTATCGCTAAATGGATTGAGAAAAATGCTGATTCCGGACGAGTCACCGGCTCTCGCCCCATCGACTGTCGCACGGCACTGATCGAGCATTTTCAGAACGACGCCACCGTCATGATTGCCACGGAAGCGGCAGCGGAAGGCGTCAACATGCAATTCTGCTCGTTGGTCGTCAACTACGACCTGCCGTGGAATCCCCAGCGAATCGAGCAGCGAATCGGTCGTTGTCACCGTTACGGCCAGAAGCACGATGTGGTCGTCATCAACTTCCTGAATGAGAGGAACGAAGCCGACCGCCGTGTTCACGAACTGCTGGCCGAGAAGTTCAATCTGTTCAATGGTGTGTTCGGTGCTTCGGACGAAGTGCTGGGACAGATCGAGTCAGGCGTCGATTTCGAGAAACGCATCCTTGCCATCTACCAGCAGTGCCGCACGCCGGAAGAGATTGACACCGCCTTCCAGCAGCTTCAACAGGAGATGGACGAGACCATTCAGTCGAAAATGGACGAGACCCGTCAGATGCTCATGGAGCATTTCGACGAGGATGTTCACGCCCGACTGAAGATGCGGCTCGACGATGCTCGTGCCAACCTCGACCGGATCGGTCGTCAATTCTGGACCCTGACCAAAGTTGTCCTGGATAACCACGCAACCTTCTGTGATGACCAGTTGACCTTCGACCTTCGCCAATCGCCTGTCAGCGAGTGTCGGCTCGGAACGTACCATCTGATCTCCAAGCAGCATCACAATGTCACCGGCGATTTACTGTACCGCTTGTCTCATCCACTCGGCGAATGGAGTGTCGCGCAAGGTAAACAAGTCGAGACGCCGACTGCGAAGGTCGTATTCGACGTGACCAACTATCCGATGAGGGTCTCCGTGGTCGAAGCACTCAAAGGAAAGTCCGGCTGGCTCACGCTCCAGTACCTCACGATTGATTCCTTCGACCGTGAGGAGTACCTCCTCTTCTCAGCGATGGACGACACCGGTAAGTCGCTCGATCAGGAGACCTGCCAGAAACTCTTCAACTGTACGGCTCACGTCGACGACGCCTGCCTTCTCCCGCCGGAACTCAATGAGCGGCTCAAGCAAGAAGCAGGGCGACACGCCGAGGCGACTATCACTCAGTCCCTCGAAGGAAACAATGCCCTGTTCAATGAAGAGCGCGAACGGTTGGAAAAATGGGCCGAGGACATGGTCGTCGCCGCTGAAAAGGAACTCTCAGACACCAAGACGCAGATCAAAGCAGTCCGGCGCCAATCACGCCTGGCAACCACACTCGACGAGCAGAACGAACTCCAGCAGAAACTCCGTGACTTGGAGAAGAAGCAGAGAAAACAACGCCAACAGATTTTCGAGATTGAAGACGAGATCGCTGGGAAGCGTGACGATCTGATCGATACCCTCCAACAGCGAATGACGCAGAAGACACACAGCAACCATCTCTTCACAATCCAGTGGGAGGTCATCTGA